From the Rhodoferax sp. WC2427 genome, one window contains:
- a CDS encoding glucan biosynthesis protein G, whose protein sequence is MQCLNRSLAALVLAIPLVALSTTPATDFESVGERARALAAQPYRPVPSRTPDVLAKLTYDQMRDIRFKPEQAAWRAEQLPFELMFFHLGKYQTEPVRLHEITPEGERPFTFNPKDFSYGANTLQPATWGDIGHAGFRVHYALNNPAYKDELVVFQGASYFRALSAGLHYGLSARGLAVDTAGGGPEEFPRFTDFWIERPQAGATAMTVLALLDSPRVSGVYRFEIEPGTTTRMTVKARLYLRDTPKNPIRTLGLAPLTSMFSFGENQPSRTDFRPEVHDSDGLMLASGEGEWLWRPLQNPRSPLVTSFTTRAPKGFGLMQRDRNFSSYEDTEASYERRPSAWVTPLGDWGAGRVELVQLPTPDETHDNIVAYWVPAALPAPGQPLDIAWRVDWQGDAQQRPQNKEELAWVAQTRVGHSFATLAKNEQQYIVDFTGPALPSTGELKAVASANSNGRITESNVYRVESTGAWRMALRVQTLNPAQPVELRAFLTVPNSTGPQTVSETWSYIQVAP, encoded by the coding sequence ATGCAATGTCTGAACCGCTCCCTGGCCGCACTCGTGCTGGCCATCCCTTTGGTGGCCCTTTCCACCACGCCAGCCACCGATTTCGAGTCTGTGGGCGAGCGCGCCCGCGCCCTGGCCGCCCAGCCCTACCGCCCCGTGCCCAGCCGCACGCCGGATGTGCTGGCCAAGCTCACCTACGACCAGATGCGCGACATCCGCTTCAAGCCCGAGCAGGCCGCCTGGCGGGCCGAGCAACTGCCGTTCGAGCTGATGTTTTTCCACTTGGGCAAGTACCAGACCGAGCCGGTGCGCCTGCATGAAATCACCCCGGAGGGCGAGCGCCCGTTTACCTTCAACCCCAAAGACTTCAGCTACGGTGCCAACACCCTGCAGCCCGCCACCTGGGGCGACATTGGCCACGCGGGTTTTCGCGTGCACTACGCGCTGAACAACCCGGCCTACAAGGACGAGCTGGTGGTGTTCCAGGGGGCCAGCTACTTCCGCGCGCTCAGCGCCGGGCTGCACTACGGCCTATCGGCCCGTGGGCTGGCGGTAGACACGGCAGGCGGCGGGCCGGAAGAGTTCCCCCGCTTTACCGACTTCTGGATTGAGCGCCCGCAAGCCGGTGCCACCGCCATGACCGTACTGGCCCTGCTGGACTCGCCCCGCGTCTCCGGTGTCTACCGCTTTGAAATCGAGCCCGGCACCACGACGCGCATGACCGTCAAGGCCCGGCTGTACCTGCGCGACACACCGAAGAATCCCATCCGCACCTTGGGGCTAGCCCCGCTGACCAGCATGTTCAGCTTTGGCGAAAACCAGCCCAGCCGCACCGACTTCCGCCCCGAAGTGCACGACTCCGACGGCCTGATGCTGGCCAGCGGCGAAGGCGAATGGCTGTGGCGGCCCCTGCAAAACCCGCGCAGCCCGCTGGTCACGTCCTTCACCACCCGCGCGCCCAAGGGCTTTGGCCTGATGCAGCGCGACCGCAACTTCAGCAGCTATGAAGACACCGAGGCCAGCTACGAGCGCCGCCCCTCGGCCTGGGTCACCCCGCTGGGCGACTGGGGCGCGGGCCGGGTCGAGCTGGTGCAACTGCCCACACCGGATGAAACCCACGACAACATCGTCGCCTACTGGGTGCCCGCCGCCCTGCCCGCCCCCGGCCAGCCGCTGGACATCGCCTGGCGTGTGGACTGGCAGGGCGATGCCCAGCAGCGCCCACAGAACAAAGAGGAATTGGCCTGGGTGGCGCAAACCCGCGTCGGCCACAGCTTTGCCACGCTGGCGAAAAACGAGCAGCAATACATCGTGGACTTCACCGGCCCGGCCCTGCCCAGCACCGGTGAGCTCAAAGCCGTGGCCAGCGCCAACAGCAATGGCCGTATCACCGAATCCAACGTGTATCGCGTCGAGTCCACCGGGGCCTGGCGCATGGCCCTGCGCGTGCAAACGCTGAACCCGGCGCAACCGGTGGAGTTGCGCGCCTTTCTTACCGTACCAAACAGCACTGGCCCCCAAACGGTCAGTGAGACATGGTCCTACATCCAGGTTGCCCCATGA
- a CDS encoding sigma 54-interacting transcriptional regulator — translation MSPARVQTAHNVQILVVDDDPDMLRLLSLRLAAAGHQVTAVASAEEALARLEVLRPQLVLSDVRLPGMDGLALFDAVQARLPGLPVILLTAHGSIPDAVDATLRGVFSYLTKPFDGQELLAAVSRALAVSATARPLHGSAGEAWREDIVSRSAVMDEVLAEARLVAPSDASVLIRGESGSGKELLARAIHRASPRAHGPFVAVNCSAIPEALLESELFGHVKGAFTGAVAHHRGLFQSAHGGSLFLDEIGDMPPALQVKLLRVLQERQVRPVGAQQSVDVDVRIVSATHRDLEAALASGDFREDLYYRLNVVTLTLPPLSERREDIALLAQHFLQRLASKYHKPLKGFAPDALGQLSTAAWPGNVRQLHNVVEQVCALCTTPLVPLALVQRALRVPTVEVLGFTEARNRFERDYLVGLLKLTDGQVADAARLAERNRTEFYRLLQKHGLTPGLFRGDAGPESQNSDQPEPPVAH, via the coding sequence ATGAGCCCGGCCCGCGTGCAGACCGCGCACAACGTCCAGATCCTGGTGGTCGACGACGACCCCGACATGCTGCGCCTGCTGTCTCTGCGCCTGGCCGCGGCCGGCCACCAGGTCACCGCCGTGGCCAGCGCCGAGGAAGCCCTGGCGCGGCTGGAAGTGCTGCGCCCGCAGCTGGTGCTGAGCGACGTGCGCCTGCCCGGCATGGACGGCCTGGCCCTGTTCGACGCGGTGCAGGCCCGCCTGCCCGGCCTGCCGGTGATTTTGCTCACCGCCCACGGCAGCATCCCCGACGCGGTGGATGCCACGCTGCGCGGGGTCTTCAGCTACCTGACCAAGCCGTTTGACGGGCAAGAGCTGCTGGCGGCAGTCAGCCGGGCGCTGGCGGTGTCGGCCACGGCGCGGCCGCTGCACGGCTCGGCGGGCGAGGCCTGGCGCGAAGACATCGTCAGCCGCTCGGCCGTAATGGACGAGGTGCTGGCCGAGGCCCGGCTGGTCGCGCCCAGCGATGCCTCGGTGCTGATCCGGGGTGAAAGCGGCAGCGGCAAGGAGTTGCTGGCCCGCGCCATCCACCGTGCCAGTCCGCGCGCCCACGGCCCGTTTGTGGCGGTGAACTGCAGCGCCATCCCCGAGGCCCTGCTGGAGTCCGAGCTGTTTGGCCACGTCAAGGGTGCATTTACCGGCGCGGTGGCGCACCACCGGGGCCTGTTCCAGAGCGCCCACGGCGGCAGCCTGTTTCTGGACGAGATTGGCGACATGCCGCCCGCCCTGCAGGTGAAGCTGCTGCGCGTGCTGCAAGAGCGCCAGGTGCGGCCCGTGGGCGCGCAGCAGTCGGTGGATGTGGACGTGCGCATCGTCTCGGCCACCCACCGCGACCTGGAGGCCGCCCTGGCCAGCGGCGACTTCCGCGAAGACCTGTACTACCGCCTCAACGTGGTCACCCTGACCCTGCCGCCGCTGTCCGAGCGCCGCGAAGACATCGCCCTGCTGGCCCAGCATTTTTTGCAGCGCCTGGCCAGCAAGTACCACAAGCCGCTCAAAGGCTTTGCGCCCGATGCCCTGGGCCAGCTGTCCACCGCCGCCTGGCCGGGCAATGTGCGGCAGTTGCACAACGTGGTGGAGCAGGTGTGTGCCCTGTGCACCACCCCGCTGGTACCGCTGGCCCTGGTGCAGCGGGCGCTGCGCGTGCCCACGGTGGAGGTGCTGGGCTTTACCGAGGCCCGCAACCGCTTCGAGCGCGACTACCTGGTGGGCCTGCTCAAGCTCACCGACGGCCAGGTCGCCGACGCTGCCCGGCTGGCCGAGCGCAACCGCACCGAGTTCTACCGGCTGCTGCAAAAGCACGGGCTGACGCCGGGCCTGTTCCGGGGCGATGCCGGTCCCGAGTCGCAAAACAGCGACCAGCCGGAACCACCTGTCGCCCACTAG
- a CDS encoding ATP-binding protein, producing MTLRASFRQLLLLAFVLMALLLGAVSLSGLQALQGLLAQSREAGQQSVQLNLSTRGLAERSTDMERAARQYLVLGDDTVRQRFDDAANQAQALLLPLGQYPPTAALAQQWLASVVRVRSQLADGRLPRAARGEAVAAEFRTLDGISRGLTLQVQQSLAEHNQQVQDALETQRNRQVQQVLVAIVAAAMAALAFGLWLTQPLRRLGRAIVALGEGRLNEPVDIRGPSDLASLGRQLDWLRLRLTELDEDKARFLRHTSHELKTPLAALREGVALLGEGVGGTLGTEQAEIVGILQHNTGVLQQQIEDLLRYNAAAFDARQLQRRPTVLHSLVEEVVQAQRLSWQARGLTVVVEGDATLSHPVDPERLGMALGNLLSNAIRFSPVGGRIRWWVGLLGSTEDRYIALQINDDGPGIAAADRDHIFDPFYRGGTQPPPLRTPTGTPTRTDPPRGSGIGLAIVREQVAAHGGRVQLMADAGGACFRLLLPLDAPYA from the coding sequence TTGACCCTACGCGCCTCCTTCCGCCAACTGCTGCTGCTCGCCTTCGTGCTGATGGCGCTGCTGCTGGGCGCGGTGTCGCTCAGCGGCTTGCAGGCACTGCAAGGGCTGCTGGCCCAGAGCCGCGAGGCCGGGCAGCAGAGCGTGCAGCTGAATCTGTCCACCCGCGGCCTGGCCGAGCGCAGTACCGACATGGAGCGTGCGGCGCGCCAGTACCTGGTGCTGGGCGACGACACTGTGCGCCAGCGCTTCGACGATGCCGCCAACCAGGCCCAGGCGCTGCTGCTGCCGCTGGGCCAGTATCCGCCCACCGCCGCGCTGGCCCAACAGTGGCTGGCCTCGGTGGTGCGGGTGCGCAGCCAGTTGGCCGACGGGCGGCTGCCCCGGGCGGCCCGGGGTGAGGCGGTGGCGGCCGAGTTCCGCACGCTGGACGGCATCTCGCGCGGGCTGACGTTGCAGGTGCAGCAAAGCTTGGCCGAGCACAACCAGCAAGTCCAAGACGCACTGGAAACGCAGCGCAACCGCCAGGTGCAGCAGGTGCTGGTGGCCATCGTGGCAGCGGCGATGGCGGCGCTGGCCTTTGGGCTGTGGCTGACCCAGCCCTTGCGCCGCCTGGGCCGGGCCATCGTCGCACTGGGCGAAGGGCGTTTGAACGAGCCGGTGGACATCCGTGGCCCGTCCGACCTGGCCAGCCTGGGCCGCCAGCTCGACTGGTTGCGCCTGCGCCTGACCGAGCTGGACGAAGACAAGGCCCGCTTTCTACGCCACACCTCGCACGAGCTGAAAACCCCGCTGGCCGCCCTGCGCGAAGGCGTGGCCCTGCTGGGTGAGGGCGTGGGCGGCACGCTGGGCACCGAACAGGCCGAGATTGTGGGCATCCTGCAGCACAACACCGGCGTGCTGCAGCAGCAGATCGAAGACCTGCTGCGCTACAACGCCGCGGCCTTCGATGCCCGGCAGTTGCAGCGCCGCCCTACCGTGCTGCACAGCCTGGTCGAAGAGGTGGTGCAGGCCCAGCGCCTGAGCTGGCAGGCCCGGGGCCTGACCGTGGTGGTGGAAGGCGATGCCACGCTGAGCCACCCGGTGGACCCGGAGCGGCTGGGCATGGCGCTGGGCAATCTGCTGTCCAACGCCATCCGATTCAGCCCGGTGGGCGGGCGCATCCGCTGGTGGGTGGGCCTGCTGGGCAGCACCGAAGACCGGTACATCGCCCTGCAAATCAACGACGACGGCCCCGGCATTGCCGCCGCCGACCGCGACCACATCTTCGACCCGTTTTACCGTGGCGGCACCCAACCGCCGCCCCTGCGGACCCCCACCGGCACCCCCACCCGTACCGACCCACCGCGCGGCAGCGGCATCGGCCTGGCCATCGTGCGCGAGCAGGTTGCCGCCCACGGCGGCCGGGTGCAACTGATGGCCGACGCGGGCGGCGCCTGTTTCCGCCTACTTTTACCCCTGGATGCCCCCTATGCTTGA
- a CDS encoding winged helix-turn-helix domain-containing protein codes for MPTLTLPQARNLHLAAQGLLNPPRRKATAQGLRECIQRMQLLQIDTISVVARSPYLVLFSRLGAYPQAWLDAALASGQLFETWAHEACFAPVEDLLLHRSYNQHTRRHWGLINGQATQVRQRTELDALLAHIGTNGPVKSSEFARTDGKTSGGWWDRKDEKRWLEALFASGELMVSRRDSFQRVYDLAHRVHPRLSDAPLPAAAEVHTGFVEKAILALGITQARWVHDYFRQKPRLKDADLDALVAQGVVQRVAVEGWTAPGYVHHQHAALLESAAAGQLRATHTTLLSPFDPVVWDRERASTLWGFDYRIECYTPEEKRTYGYFVLPILHRGALVGRLDAKAHRALGVFEVKALFVEEGVKLGDAAVTAVAEAIQRCADWHGTPEVRVGRVVPEALQDRLRGALIGP; via the coding sequence ATGCCGACCCTGACGCTCCCCCAAGCCCGTAACCTGCACCTGGCCGCCCAGGGGTTGCTGAACCCGCCACGCCGCAAAGCCACTGCGCAGGGCTTGCGCGAGTGCATCCAGCGCATGCAGTTGCTGCAGATCGACACCATCAGCGTGGTGGCGCGCAGCCCGTATCTGGTGCTGTTTTCGCGGCTGGGGGCCTACCCGCAGGCCTGGCTGGACGCGGCCCTGGCCAGCGGCCAGTTGTTTGAAACCTGGGCGCACGAGGCCTGCTTTGCCCCGGTGGAAGACCTGCTGCTGCACCGCAGCTACAACCAGCACACGCGCCGCCACTGGGGCCTCATCAACGGCCAGGCCACCCAGGTCCGCCAGCGCACCGAGCTCGACGCGCTGCTGGCCCACATCGGCACGAACGGACCGGTCAAGTCTTCTGAATTCGCCCGCACCGACGGCAAAACCAGCGGCGGCTGGTGGGACCGCAAGGACGAAAAGCGCTGGCTGGAGGCCCTGTTTGCCAGCGGCGAGCTGATGGTGTCCCGGCGCGACAGCTTCCAGCGCGTCTACGACCTGGCGCACCGCGTACATCCCCGACTCAGCGATGCGCCGCTGCCTGCCGCTGCCGAGGTACACACCGGCTTTGTGGAAAAAGCCATCCTCGCCCTGGGCATCACCCAGGCCCGCTGGGTGCACGACTATTTCCGCCAAAAGCCGCGCCTCAAAGATGCCGACCTGGACGCCCTGGTGGCGCAAGGTGTGGTGCAGCGCGTGGCCGTGGAGGGCTGGACGGCCCCCGGCTACGTGCACCACCAGCACGCCGCGCTGCTGGAAAGCGCCGCCGCAGGCCAGTTGCGCGCCACCCACACGACGCTGCTGTCACCCTTCGACCCGGTGGTGTGGGACCGCGAACGCGCCTCCACCCTGTGGGGCTTTGACTACCGCATCGAGTGCTACACGCCCGAAGAAAAACGCACCTACGGCTACTTCGTGCTCCCCATCTTGCACCGCGGGGCGCTGGTCGGCCGACTGGATGCGAAAGCGCACCGGGCGCTGGGGGTGTTTGAGGTGAAGGCGTTGTTTGTGGAGGAAGGGGTGAAGTTGGGCGATGCGGCAGTAACGGCGGTGGCGGAAGCGATCCAGCGCTGCGCGGATTGGCATGGCACGCCGGAGGTGCGGGTGGGGCGGGTGGTGCCGGAGGCGTTGCAAGACAGGTTGCGTGGGGCGCTAATCGGCCCTTAG
- a CDS encoding excalibur calcium-binding domain-containing protein, whose product MPPGIRSTDAAQWWSRPPCTPEAKYFLANYPGVRMDGNHDGVPCEMQWCTR is encoded by the coding sequence ATGCCTCCGGGCATTCGCTCCACCGACGCAGCCCAATGGTGGTCGAGACCGCCATGCACGCCGGAGGCCAAGTACTTCTTGGCAAACTACCCGGGTGTCAGGATGGACGGGAACCACGACGGCGTTCCGTGTGAAATGCAGTGGTGCACCCGGTAA
- a CDS encoding C39 family peptidase, which translates to MLVGGVGAATAQVAHLPSMGAGDFRVPVTSIREARWTRTLLQKYDFSCGSAAVATLLTHHYNYPVSEQQVFEEMYTHGDQGKIQREGFSMLDMKRVLAAHGFEADGFEQPLDKLNEARIPAIVLINESGYHHFVVVKGVQPDRVLVGDPARGTRAVARAAFEESWQNRLLFVVHNRMDAARFNLQADWSVAQRAPVGDGLNRDGLAGIALPRLGPGDF; encoded by the coding sequence ATGCTGGTCGGCGGTGTCGGCGCAGCAACCGCGCAGGTAGCGCATTTGCCATCCATGGGCGCGGGGGACTTCCGCGTACCGGTCACCAGCATCCGCGAAGCCCGCTGGACCCGCACACTGCTGCAGAAATACGATTTCAGTTGCGGCTCGGCCGCCGTGGCCACTTTGCTGACGCACCATTACAACTACCCGGTCAGCGAGCAACAGGTCTTTGAAGAGATGTACACGCACGGCGACCAGGGCAAGATCCAGCGCGAAGGCTTTTCGATGCTCGACATGAAGCGTGTGCTGGCAGCGCATGGCTTCGAGGCCGATGGGTTCGAGCAGCCACTGGACAAACTCAACGAGGCCCGCATACCGGCCATCGTGCTGATCAACGAAAGCGGCTACCACCATTTTGTGGTGGTCAAAGGCGTCCAACCCGACCGGGTACTGGTCGGCGACCCCGCGCGTGGCACGCGTGCCGTGGCACGCGCGGCTTTTGAGGAGAGTTGGCAAAATCGCCTGCTGTTTGTGGTGCACAACCGCATGGACGCCGCCCGCTTCAATCTGCAGGCCGACTGGAGCGTAGCGCAGCGTGCCCCCGTAGGGGATGGCCTGAACCGCGATGGCCTTGCCGGCATCGCCCTGCCCCGACTCGGGCCCGGAGACTTCTGA
- a CDS encoding acetate kinase codes for MKTFCEDRTLLLVACSSVVWACTSAHAQDVPPAPSVDQRIEALQQLVAEQGRQIEALRQQVNGQPGVANDAPQPANNAPVGAAEGSTQAVRVGVAPSEDPQVPKMVQLFDQPGILTPRGHYVLEPSMQYGYSSSNRVALVGYTIIPALLIGLIDVREVKSHVTTAALAARWGITNRLEGELKIPYVYRSDSTVSREIFTGSASDRVFNNSGKAVGDIEVAARYQLNQPKNDFPFLIGSLRFKSRTGKDPFEVVTDCVTRCVGNTTGTGLPMELPTGSGFYSLQTGLTWLMPSDPAVFFGSFTYTHNFGRSDVSRTVLGGEREFLGSIKPGDVLGINFGVGLAINEHSTFSVGVDMNSLGRTRQNGQPVAGSVRTQLSSLLLGYSYRISPKTTINVAVAAGLTPDTPNLTLTVRIPIAF; via the coding sequence ATGAAGACCTTTTGCGAGGATCGGACGTTATTGCTCGTGGCCTGTTCGTCGGTGGTGTGGGCCTGCACCAGCGCCCATGCCCAAGACGTACCGCCAGCCCCCAGCGTAGACCAGCGCATCGAGGCGTTGCAGCAACTGGTGGCCGAGCAAGGGCGGCAGATAGAGGCCTTGCGGCAGCAGGTGAATGGTCAGCCGGGTGTTGCGAACGATGCCCCGCAGCCCGCCAACAATGCCCCCGTCGGCGCTGCCGAAGGCTCGACCCAGGCGGTGCGCGTTGGCGTGGCCCCCAGCGAAGACCCCCAGGTTCCCAAGATGGTCCAGCTGTTCGACCAGCCCGGCATCTTGACCCCGCGGGGCCACTACGTCCTGGAACCGTCCATGCAGTACGGTTACTCATCCAGCAATCGCGTGGCCCTGGTGGGCTACACCATCATTCCGGCCTTGCTGATCGGGCTGATTGATGTGCGGGAGGTCAAGAGCCATGTGACCACGGCAGCGTTGGCGGCACGCTGGGGCATCACCAACCGGCTGGAGGGGGAGTTGAAAATTCCCTATGTGTACCGTTCCGACTCCACCGTCAGCCGGGAGATCTTCACGGGCTCTGCATCAGACCGTGTCTTTAACAACAGCGGCAAGGCGGTGGGCGACATTGAGGTGGCGGCCCGTTACCAGTTGAACCAGCCCAAGAATGACTTTCCGTTCCTCATCGGCTCGCTGCGCTTCAAGTCCCGCACCGGTAAAGACCCCTTTGAGGTGGTCACCGATTGCGTTACGCGCTGCGTGGGCAACACCACCGGCACCGGACTTCCCATGGAGTTGCCCACAGGATCGGGCTTTTATTCACTGCAAACCGGCCTGACCTGGTTGATGCCATCCGACCCTGCCGTGTTCTTTGGGAGTTTCACGTACACCCATAATTTTGGCCGCAGCGATGTTTCCCGTACGGTGCTGGGCGGGGAACGCGAATTCCTGGGTTCCATCAAGCCGGGGGACGTGTTGGGTATCAATTTTGGTGTCGGACTGGCTATCAACGAGCACTCCACATTCAGCGTCGGCGTCGATATGAATTCGCTGGGTCGCACCCGGCAAAATGGCCAGCCGGTGGCGGGCTCGGTGCGCACGCAACTATCGTCCTTGCTGCTGGGCTACTCTTACCGCATCAGCCCCAAGACCACCATCAATGTGGCCGTGGCGGCGGGGCTGACGCCCGACACGCCGAATCTGACCCTGACTGTCCGGATTCCCATAGCGTTCTAG
- a CDS encoding sigma-54 interaction domain-containing protein, whose amino-acid sequence MLVRDILCVNLGGDGQAICTQLENRGWSPTQVVDLAAASRILAQKQFQVGLLVMGAAQTVTEAALEACVKASKGTEWVAGCTTQALESSGFRDVILGFFLMYQTLPLDWSVLPCFLEHALQRAILRHRHYAPMHSAGALGMVGHGAAITHLRQQIRKVAATVAPVLIGGESGCGKELAAQAIHRCSRRASGPFVAVNCGAIAPSLIQSELFGYERGAFTGASAQHSGLIEAANGGTIFLDEIGDLPLELQTNLLRFLQEKTINRVGSVRSLTVDVRVVAASHIDLAEAVATGRFREDLYYRLNVLPIEVPPLRSRMEDVPELAEHFLHCCRAECSTRVDGFRRQAIAAMQAHHWPGNVRELHNRVRRAVVMAEQHLIGSADLGLAAPEKPESIGLDAARTVAERDVISLTLARAGSNITTAARELGISRMTLYRLMDKHSIAQYGQ is encoded by the coding sequence ATGTTAGTCCGGGACATTTTGTGCGTGAATTTAGGGGGCGATGGGCAAGCCATCTGCACCCAGCTGGAAAACAGGGGCTGGTCGCCCACGCAAGTCGTCGACCTGGCGGCCGCCAGCCGGATCCTGGCCCAAAAGCAATTTCAGGTGGGCCTGCTGGTCATGGGCGCCGCGCAGACAGTGACCGAAGCGGCCCTGGAAGCCTGTGTCAAGGCCTCCAAAGGGACAGAGTGGGTGGCGGGATGCACCACCCAGGCGTTGGAGTCTTCCGGTTTTCGCGATGTGATTCTGGGTTTCTTCCTGATGTACCAGACCTTGCCGCTGGACTGGTCTGTCTTGCCCTGTTTTCTGGAACACGCGCTGCAGCGCGCCATCCTTCGGCATCGGCACTACGCCCCCATGCACTCTGCCGGGGCCCTGGGCATGGTGGGGCATGGGGCGGCCATCACCCATTTGCGCCAGCAGATCCGAAAGGTTGCCGCAACGGTGGCGCCGGTGCTGATTGGCGGAGAGAGTGGTTGTGGCAAAGAGTTGGCGGCGCAAGCCATACACCGGTGTTCGCGGCGTGCTTCCGGGCCGTTCGTTGCGGTCAATTGCGGCGCCATTGCGCCGTCACTCATCCAGTCGGAACTGTTCGGTTACGAGCGCGGAGCGTTTACCGGTGCTTCGGCACAGCACAGCGGACTGATCGAGGCTGCCAACGGCGGCACCATTTTTCTGGATGAAATCGGTGATTTGCCACTGGAGCTACAGACCAATCTGCTGCGATTTTTGCAGGAAAAGACGATCAACCGCGTGGGTTCTGTGCGCAGCCTGACGGTAGACGTACGGGTGGTGGCGGCATCCCACATCGACCTTGCCGAAGCGGTGGCCACGGGACGGTTCCGGGAGGACCTGTACTACCGCTTGAACGTGTTGCCCATTGAGGTTCCGCCGCTGCGCAGCCGCATGGAAGACGTGCCGGAACTGGCCGAGCATTTCTTGCACTGCTGTCGGGCGGAATGCAGTACCCGTGTGGACGGGTTTCGCAGGCAGGCCATCGCGGCCATGCAGGCACACCATTGGCCCGGCAATGTGCGGGAACTGCACAACCGGGTGAGGCGCGCAGTGGTGATGGCCGAGCAGCACTTGATTGGGTCTGCCGACCTGGGTTTGGCGGCGCCGGAAAAGCCCGAAAGTATCGGCCTGGATGCCGCCCGAACGGTGGCCGAACGTGACGTCATCAGCCTGACCCTCGCCCGTGCGGGGAGCAACATCACGACGGCGGCCCGTGAGTTGGGCATTTCACGCATGACCCTGTACCGCTTGATGGACAAACACAGCATTGCGCAATACGGGCAGTAG